The genomic window TAGTTCCAAATAGCATAGGGTTGTTTGCATTATGGGAAAAGCTATTGGAAAAAAAGGAACATATTGCAATAATTGTAGATGAGTATGGAGGTTTAGACGGAATTATAACAATGGAAGATATTATTGAAACTATGCTTGGCCTTGAAATAATTGATGAAACCGATACCATAGTTGATATGCAAAAATATGCAAGAGACAGGTGGAAGGAAAGGCAGACGAAATATAATATTATTGACAAAATAAATAAGCAAAATGAAGAAAAAACACCACCTGAGATTTTATAAAGATAATAGTTCAGATGGTATGGACTGCAAGGGTTTTATTGGCTTCAGTAGACTTGAAAATTGACAGGAAAGTACTGCCAATTTAATTACTGTTTTTGCACTTAATCCTTGCGCACTTTCGGTAAGTTAATAGTTTGTTAACACCGAAGCCTAACTTTGTATTTGACTATTAAAATCGTAGTTTTGTAAATCACAATTGAATAGATGTTTAAAACCACCGTACATATCGTAATAGCAATGTTTCTGCTGTTAGCTACCGCAGGAGTAACTATTTCTATGCACTATTGTGGCGGCAGTCTGGTTTATACATCTATTAATCAACAAGCCGAATCGTGCTGTGACGATGACGGATGCTGCGAAAACAAGACTTTACATTATGAGCTCGAAGATGATTATCTAAGCCCTATCGTTGTTGATAACAACAATCTGATAGAAATGGAAATTTTGTTTCCGATTTTATTTGTGATGAATTTCGATTTGTCCGCAGCACAAGCAAAGCCTTCCTTTGCTTTTATTGATTCGTACCCTCCTCCCAAAATACAAACCCGACTTTCTTTATTGCAGGTTTACTTGATTTGATTTAAATAGAAACGAATTGACACAGGCATTCTTATGGACGCTTGGGTCGATTTGCCAATTGTACTCACAATAAATTTCTATCTAATTCAAATCTTTGAACTATGCTTAATAGTACCATTAAATTTTTCTTGGAGAATAGACTGGTCACCTTTTTGGTTCTCCTTATTTTCGTCAGTTGGGGAATCGTAACATCACCTTTTGGTTGGGATACCGGTATTTTGCCCTCCGACCCCGTTCCGGTAGATGCCATACCGGATATTGGCGAAAACCAGCAAATTGTATTTACCGAGTGGATGGGTCGTTCGCCTCAGGATATCGAAGACCAAATTTCCTACCCCCTCACTACTTATATGTTGGGAATACCGGGAGTGAAATCAATCCGCAGTTCATCCATATTTGGTTTTTCCAGTATTTTTATCATCTTTTCTGATGATGTTGAATTCTACTGGTCGCGTTCGCGGATTCTCGAAAAGCTAAGCTCACTGCCATCGGGTTTGCTGCCCGAGGGTGTGCAGCCTGCACTTGGCCCAGATGCCACTGCTTTGGGGCAGGTGTACTGGTACACCATCGAAGGCCGCGACAAAAACGGAAACCCCACCGGAGGCTGGGATTTGCACGAAATTCGTACCGTCCAGGATTTTTACGTAAAATATGGGCTCAACGGTACCGAAGGTGTTTCCGAAGTGGCATCCATTGGTGGCTTTGTGCAGGAATACCAAATCGATGTTAATCCCGATGCACTGAAAGCGTACAATATCCCTTTGCATATGGTAATGCAGGCCGTGCAAAAATCCAACCGCGATGTAGGTGCCAAAACCGTCGAAATTAACCAGGCCGAATATCTTGTTCGTGGATTGGGTTATATCAAAAAAGTAGAAGATATTGAAAAAGCCGTGGTTGCGGTGCAGGAAAATGTTCCCATCCGCATTCAGGACATTGGCGTAGTCAGCTTGGGGCCATCTACGCGCAGGGGTGCTCTGGACAAAGATGGCGCCGAAGTGGTTGGTGGCGTGGTAGTTGCCCGTTACGGCGCGAATCCCTTGCAGGTTATCAACAATGTAAAAGATAAAATCAAGGAAATCTCGCCCGGATTGCCCAAAAAGATATTGGCCAACGGGGTAGAAAGCCAACTAACTATCGTACCATTCTACGACCGTTCCGGTCTTATTTATGAAACCCTGGGAACATTGGAAGAAGCCATATCGCTCCAGATTCTGATTGTTATTCTGGTGGTTATCGTTATGGTTTATAACCTGAGGGCATCGTTCTTAATTTCCAGTTTATTGCCCATTGCCGTGCTAATGGTTTTTATTGCCATGCGTTATTTTGGTGTCGATGCCAACATTGTGGCCTTATCCGGGATAGCCATTGCCATTGGTACGATGGTCGATTTGGGAGTAATCCTATCTGAGAACATCATCAAACACGTTGAAGAGTCCCCCTCCGAACAGAAACTTATAACCACCATCTATAATGGGGCATCCGAAGTTAGTTCAGCTATATTTACGGCGGTTTCAACCACCATTGTCAGTTTTATCCCGGTGTTTACCATGCAGGCCGCCGAAGGAAAACTTTTCGGTCCGTTGGCGTTTACCAAAACGTTTGCACTAATTGCTGCACTTATCGTTTCATTATTTCTTATGCCTACGCTGGCGCATTGGTTTTTTGGTGCAAAAATTAAAAGTCAAAAAGTCAAAAAGTGGCTGAATATTACATTGATACCCATTGGAATTGCCACCCTTTTTGCCGGACAGACATGGGGGGGAATGATTTTGCTGGCTTTTGGCCTTGTAGGGGTAGTGAAAGAATTCAGAGAAATAAAGTTAGAAGTTAGAAGTGAGAAGTTAGAAGTTGGAGGAGGGAAGATAGATGGCGACAAAGCTATAACTACTGCCGGTGCATCCCTTCAACGAAAATTTAAATCATGGGCTAATTGGGTGCTTGAATATGCCGAAATCATCATTGTGCTTATTGGTGTTATCTGGTTACTGGCCAAATACTGGCTTCCGCTGGGACCTTCAAAAAGTATGGTAACAAATGTTTTATTTGTAGCCCTGCTCGTTGTAATTATATTGGGTTTCTTTATAATCCTTGAATATTTTTATAAACCGATACTCCATTGGTGTCTAAACAATAAGGTCAAATTCCTTTTGATTCCTTCCTTTTTAATTCTTTTCGGGGCAACTACCTGGATGGGGTTCAACAACATTTTTGGTTTTGTAGCCAAAGGTTTCGACGGGCTTGGATGGAATGTCCGCACCACCAAAGTATGGTCGGGATTAACCCACACCTTCCCTGCTATCGGGAAAGAATTTATGCCTTCGCTCAATGAAGGGAGTTTCTTGCTCATGCCCACTTCCATGCCCCATTCAGGTTTTGAATACAACCGCGAAGTTTTGGGGCAGCTGGATATGTTGTTGACCAATATCCCTGAAGTTGAACTAACGGTAGGGAAATTAGGTAGGGTTGAGTCAGCACTCGACCCGGCACCCATCTCGATGTACGAGAACGTTATTAATTACCGTCCTGAATATATGCTCAACGAAAAAGGGCACCGGGTAAGATTTAAGGTAGATAAAAACGACCGTTTCATACTGAGCACCGGAGATACACTAAGCAATACAGAAGCCTTGCACAGTGGGGTAACCCTTGCGGAGCTGATACCGGATACCAGAGGAAATTATTACCGCAACTGGCGGGAGGAAATCAAATCGCCCGATGACATTTGGAATGAGATTGTGAAAGTGGCGAAAATACCGGGTGTTACTTCGGCGCCTAAACTGCAACCCATCGAAACCCGATTGGTAATGTTGCAAACGGGGATGCGCGCACCCATGGGTATTAAAGTATATGGTCCGGACCTGCCAACCATCGAAGCATTTGGGATGGAATTGGAAGAGGTGCTGAAAGAGGTTCCTTCGGTAAAAGCCGAGGCGGTATTCGCCGACCGGATTGTTGGTAAACCTTACTTGCACCTCAATATTGATCGTGACGAAATTTCGCGTTACGGGCTCAATGTGGAAGATGTGCAGCAAACCATCGAAACGGCCATTGGAGGAATGAACATTACTTCAACGGTTGAAGGTCGGAAACGATTTCCCGTAAGGGTACGCTACCCGCGCGAACTTAGAGACGACCCCGAATCGCTGGGGAATATTCTGATACCTACACCTACCGGAGCACAAATTCCCATCTCCCAAATTGTAGATTTTGAATACGTTAGGGGGCCACAGGCCATTAAAAGCGAGGAGACTTTTTTGGTGGGTTATGTTTTGTTCGACAAAAGGGAAGGTTTTTCAGAAGTAGGCGTGGTTAATGATGCGCAGAATGCCATACAAGCACGTATTGACTCCGGCGATTTAAACGTGCCGGCCGGAATTAGTTACAAGTTCTCGGGGAGTTACGAAAACCAGGTGCGGGCAGAAAAACGCCTCTCTATCATTGTACCGCTGGTTTTGGTCATTGTGTTTCTGATACTCTACTTCCAATTTAAGTCAATCACTACTTCACTGATGGTTTTCTCAGGCATAGCCATGGCCTTTAGCGGTGGTTTTATGATGATATGGCTATACGGCCAGGGCTGGTTTGTGGATTTTTCCATCTTTGGCGCCAACATGCGGGAGCTATTCCAAATGCACACCATCAACCTGAGTGTGGCGGTGTGGGTCGGCTTTATCGCCCTCTTTGGTATTGCTACCGACGATGGTGTTTTAATGGCCACTTACCTCGACCAAAGTTTTGCCCGTAATAAAACCGATAATCTGAAAGGAATACGCGCAGCGGTGGTGGAAGCGGGCTACCGTAGAATTAAACCTGCCGTAATGACTTCGGCAACAACCATCATCGCGTTGCTGCCCATCTTAACCTCTACCGGACGGGGCGCTGATATTATGATACCTATGGCCATTCCGGCTTTTGGGGGGATGATTTTTGCTGCAATTACCTATTTTATCGTACCGGTGCTTTATAGCATGAGGGAAGAGAGACGGATTAGAGGCTAGAGGTTAGAGGTTAGAGGTTGGAGGTTTGAAAATAGAAATTAGAGAGTAGATTTTATGATCAAACTTGTTATCAGTTAATAATGGATAAAACATTGATTTCTTGAGTATTAAATCCTTAACTTCTATAGTCGGCTTAGATGTTACATCAACACTATTTGAACAACAAAAAACAGTAATAAAATGATAAAGTCATATAAAGATCTCGAGGTTTATAAACGGTCATTCAATCTGGCAATGGAAATTTTTTGGTTAACAAGAGATTTTCCCAAAGA from Saccharicrinis carchari includes these protein-coding regions:
- a CDS encoding HYC_CC_PP family protein, whose product is MFKTTVHIVIAMFLLLATAGVTISMHYCGGSLVYTSINQQAESCCDDDGCCENKTLHYELEDDYLSPIVVDNNNLIEMEILFPILFVMNFDLSAAQAKPSFAFIDSYPPPKIQTRLSLLQVYLI
- a CDS encoding efflux RND transporter permease subunit, which translates into the protein MLNSTIKFFLENRLVTFLVLLIFVSWGIVTSPFGWDTGILPSDPVPVDAIPDIGENQQIVFTEWMGRSPQDIEDQISYPLTTYMLGIPGVKSIRSSSIFGFSSIFIIFSDDVEFYWSRSRILEKLSSLPSGLLPEGVQPALGPDATALGQVYWYTIEGRDKNGNPTGGWDLHEIRTVQDFYVKYGLNGTEGVSEVASIGGFVQEYQIDVNPDALKAYNIPLHMVMQAVQKSNRDVGAKTVEINQAEYLVRGLGYIKKVEDIEKAVVAVQENVPIRIQDIGVVSLGPSTRRGALDKDGAEVVGGVVVARYGANPLQVINNVKDKIKEISPGLPKKILANGVESQLTIVPFYDRSGLIYETLGTLEEAISLQILIVILVVIVMVYNLRASFLISSLLPIAVLMVFIAMRYFGVDANIVALSGIAIAIGTMVDLGVILSENIIKHVEESPSEQKLITTIYNGASEVSSAIFTAVSTTIVSFIPVFTMQAAEGKLFGPLAFTKTFALIAALIVSLFLMPTLAHWFFGAKIKSQKVKKWLNITLIPIGIATLFAGQTWGGMILLAFGLVGVVKEFREIKLEVRSEKLEVGGGKIDGDKAITTAGASLQRKFKSWANWVLEYAEIIIVLIGVIWLLAKYWLPLGPSKSMVTNVLFVALLVVIILGFFIILEYFYKPILHWCLNNKVKFLLIPSFLILFGATTWMGFNNIFGFVAKGFDGLGWNVRTTKVWSGLTHTFPAIGKEFMPSLNEGSFLLMPTSMPHSGFEYNREVLGQLDMLLTNIPEVELTVGKLGRVESALDPAPISMYENVINYRPEYMLNEKGHRVRFKVDKNDRFILSTGDTLSNTEALHSGVTLAELIPDTRGNYYRNWREEIKSPDDIWNEIVKVAKIPGVTSAPKLQPIETRLVMLQTGMRAPMGIKVYGPDLPTIEAFGMELEEVLKEVPSVKAEAVFADRIVGKPYLHLNIDRDEISRYGLNVEDVQQTIETAIGGMNITSTVEGRKRFPVRVRYPRELRDDPESLGNILIPTPTGAQIPISQIVDFEYVRGPQAIKSEETFLVGYVLFDKREGFSEVGVVNDAQNAIQARIDSGDLNVPAGISYKFSGSYENQVRAEKRLSIIVPLVLVIVFLILYFQFKSITTSLMVFSGIAMAFSGGFMMIWLYGQGWFVDFSIFGANMRELFQMHTINLSVAVWVGFIALFGIATDDGVLMATYLDQSFARNKTDNLKGIRAAVVEAGYRRIKPAVMTSATTIIALLPILTSTGRGADIMIPMAIPAFGGMIFAAITYFIVPVLYSMREERRIRG